The following coding sequences are from one Bifidobacterium sp. window:
- a CDS encoding fluoride efflux transporter FluC, with the protein MVQPTHGSGPYPFVSVTVAGVVFIGGSVGTGIRYAMASLPVLGTQGSHSAGSFHLGTFLVNMIACFCYAMLVSYLAQAPWILARHRELISRGFGMGVCGGLSTLSALALEVFSSLQDRNIIGASIYMVLTFVAGFACALGGVRLSTWLLDHHQNLGISSDEQTSNIQEAR; encoded by the coding sequence ATGGTTCAGCCAACACATGGCTCTGGCCCATACCCATTCGTAAGCGTTACCGTAGCTGGTGTGGTATTTATCGGAGGATCAGTTGGCACAGGGATTCGCTATGCCATGGCATCACTACCTGTGCTCGGCACTCAAGGCTCACACAGTGCTGGAAGCTTTCATCTAGGTACATTCCTCGTAAATATGATTGCTTGCTTCTGCTATGCGATGTTAGTCAGCTATTTGGCTCAAGCACCATGGATTTTGGCTCGACACCGCGAACTCATTAGCCGAGGATTCGGTATGGGGGTATGTGGAGGTCTTTCCACACTCTCAGCCCTAGCATTGGAAGTGTTTTCCTCTCTACAAGACCGAAATATTATTGGGGCATCTATATATATGGTGTTGACCTTTGTAGCAGGTTTCGCATGCGCGTTGGGCGGCGTAAGACTCAGTACTTGGCTACTGGATCATCACCAAAATCTTGGGATATCTTCTGATGAGCAAACTAGCAATATACAGGAGGCACGCTGA
- a CDS encoding YbaK/EbsC family protein, producing the protein MAQYIGSTSPDDSRSADCTLLDSVLANPRVRLVREALANRGFNGEIRVFDESTRTAAQAAIACECPVGAIANSLVFRCEETPLLILTSGAHRVDVRYVQRQLGCGKLHRADAAFVLGHTGQVIGGVAPLGHPKVIQTILDVALSQFQDIWAAAGHPNTVFRTSYGDLLEYTQASEMKVSED; encoded by the coding sequence TTGGCACAATATATCGGCTCAACAAGCCCCGATGATTCCAGATCTGCTGATTGCACACTGTTGGATTCGGTTTTGGCCAATCCTAGAGTACGACTGGTGCGGGAAGCCCTTGCTAACCGCGGTTTCAACGGTGAGATAAGGGTTTTTGATGAATCCACTAGGACTGCGGCACAGGCCGCCATCGCCTGCGAATGCCCCGTTGGAGCCATCGCTAACAGTCTTGTTTTTCGTTGCGAAGAAACGCCACTGCTTATTCTGACATCGGGTGCGCACAGAGTCGATGTCAGATATGTGCAACGGCAACTGGGTTGCGGAAAGCTTCATCGAGCCGATGCGGCTTTCGTGTTGGGGCACACAGGGCAAGTTATTGGTGGTGTTGCACCGCTTGGGCATCCAAAGGTCATACAAACGATTTTGGATGTGGCTCTATCTCAATTTCAAGATATCTGGGCTGCCGCAGGACACCCGAACACTGTGTTCCGTACCAGTTATGGGGATTTGCTTGAATACACACAAGCCAGTGAAATGAAGGTATCGGAAGATTAG
- a CDS encoding nucleoside 2-deoxyribosyltransferase has protein sequence MTIKIDDKRSVPDALVREKEISMNSYDYYAAGPFFNSEQILSMQGMEKVLFGHHATVFRPRFASDIAVVGPNQCFLDDCAGIRASRCLIANLIDDDPGTMFEIGYAIALGKQVYAYKEGCQPGDKVNLMIAESVKELFVSAGDLDEFLSRGQHARIQVKEY, from the coding sequence ATGACCATAAAGATCGACGATAAAAGATCTGTCCCTGACGCGTTGGTGCGGGAGAAAGAGATTTCGATGAACAGCTACGATTATTATGCCGCTGGACCATTTTTTAATTCAGAGCAAATATTGAGTATGCAAGGTATGGAGAAGGTACTGTTCGGCCACCACGCAACGGTGTTTAGACCACGTTTTGCAAGTGATATTGCAGTCGTTGGGCCGAATCAATGCTTTCTCGATGACTGTGCTGGGATTCGGGCCTCTCGCTGCCTAATCGCTAATCTCATCGATGATGATCCAGGAACTATGTTTGAGATCGGGTATGCGATTGCACTCGGCAAACAGGTGTATGCCTACAAAGAGGGTTGCCAACCAGGCGATAAGGTGAATTTGATGATTGCTGAATCAGTAAAGGAGCTATTCGTATCAGCAGGCGACCTAGATGAGTTTCTTTCCAGGGGTCAGCACGCGCGTATTCAGGTCAAAGAGTATTAA
- a CDS encoding YdcF family protein, whose product MEILFGQMLIYGPVIFFGLLFLFSYIREPRQFRNAIYLTVFLILLATSLLFRFGQQWMVLPVLLAIAICPIVVVIFLIWNTVLVVGHEGFSLATALPAILACAMVLYILMFPLLSVFHAPSWLTSIASLILFEGLWFFFSFVALLVYSWFYRMLPRKRHYDYIIIHGAGLSGVRPTPLLQGRLDKALRLWNQQKRKPLLIVSGGQGADEEISEAEAMRRYLVDEQHVPQDSVLSEDKSTTTLENLRFSKNIMDAHSDSSRYRCALVTSDYHVFRAAEYAHQVGVAADGIGSHTRGYYWPTAFIREFIAISVAHRWPYIVIAGFWLLSVGIELVRYFLH is encoded by the coding sequence ATGGAAATCTTGTTTGGTCAGATGCTGATATATGGACCAGTCATTTTCTTTGGACTGCTGTTTTTGTTTTCATATATTAGAGAACCAAGACAGTTTCGCAATGCTATCTATTTGACAGTATTTCTGATTTTATTGGCCACTTCTTTGCTCTTTCGTTTTGGTCAGCAGTGGATGGTGCTCCCAGTACTTCTGGCAATAGCCATTTGCCCGATAGTTGTCGTGATCTTTTTGATATGGAATACCGTGCTGGTGGTAGGGCATGAGGGCTTCTCTTTGGCAACTGCTCTTCCAGCAATTTTGGCGTGCGCCATGGTGTTGTATATCCTCATGTTTCCTTTGCTATCCGTGTTTCATGCTCCCTCATGGTTAACCAGCATTGCTTCACTCATACTTTTTGAAGGACTTTGGTTCTTTTTCTCATTTGTCGCTTTGTTGGTTTACTCATGGTTTTATCGGATGCTGCCACGAAAAAGGCATTACGACTACATCATTATCCACGGTGCTGGATTAAGTGGTGTCAGGCCAACACCGCTGCTGCAAGGTAGGCTCGATAAAGCACTGCGTCTATGGAATCAACAAAAGCGCAAGCCGCTACTCATCGTTTCTGGCGGTCAAGGTGCTGATGAAGAAATTTCTGAGGCTGAGGCCATGCGGCGCTATTTGGTTGACGAGCAACATGTTCCACAGGACTCGGTTCTCAGCGAAGATAAATCAACAACAACTCTTGAAAACCTTCGTTTCTCGAAGAACATTATGGATGCTCATTCAGATTCTTCACGATATCGTTGTGCTCTAGTGACCAGTGATTATCACGTCTTCCGAGCAGCAGAGTACGCACACCAAGTCGGTGTGGCTGCAGACGGCATCGGCAGCCACACCAGAGGGTATTATTGGCCGACTGCTTTTATTCGTGAGTTTATTGCGATATCCGTTGCACACCGCTGGCCCTATATCGTGATAGCTGGATTCTGGCTGCTTTCTGTAGGCATCGAACTCGTACGGTATTTTTTGCACTAA
- a CDS encoding glycerophosphodiester phosphodiesterase: MTHNASITINRGLYLKSPEEKTAYANDVARSFGIGDTELDEVELYKKDLTQHDAWNLPIMGYVNEEGFGYAYASSEAVAADGWDAHKAFLDMSYGAQTAFAIRMLCTHRDVSRAGARMFLRYHRGIIVLRQEEDGTPMDSPVE, encoded by the coding sequence ATGACACATAACGCATCCATCACCATTAATCGAGGTTTGTACCTGAAGTCGCCCGAAGAGAAAACTGCGTACGCCAATGATGTCGCGAGAAGTTTTGGCATCGGTGACACAGAACTGGATGAGGTGGAACTGTATAAAAAGGACCTCACCCAACATGATGCTTGGAATCTACCAATTATGGGCTACGTCAATGAGGAGGGCTTCGGATACGCCTATGCCTCATCCGAAGCAGTGGCCGCGGATGGTTGGGATGCGCATAAAGCCTTCTTGGATATGTCGTATGGAGCACAAACCGCATTTGCGATTCGCATGCTTTGCACACACCGTGATGTGAGTCGTGCGGGTGCACGCATGTTTCTGCGTTACCACCGCGGCATCATCGTGCTGAGACAAGAGGAGGACGGCACTCCTATGGACTCCCCAGTTGAATAG
- a CDS encoding fluoride efflux transporter FluC: MNSLILTLGICACGGLGSVFRYLADGVIRSRWMTIFPIATFCINITAGFATGVVAALFVEQSISAPTHLLLATGLLGGFSTFSTAINEMVSLSRQKKITAACYYAAATMIVPVAAVAMGYFIVQ; encoded by the coding sequence ATGAATAGCTTGATACTCACCCTCGGTATATGTGCCTGTGGAGGTTTGGGTTCAGTGTTCCGGTATCTTGCTGATGGTGTCATCCGATCTCGATGGATGACGATCTTCCCGATTGCTACATTCTGTATTAACATCACTGCTGGTTTTGCCACAGGAGTTGTTGCTGCTCTCTTTGTTGAGCAGAGTATATCTGCACCAACCCATCTCTTGTTGGCCACTGGTCTGCTTGGAGGCTTCTCAACATTTTCAACTGCTATCAATGAGATGGTGTCTCTCTCTAGGCAGAAGAAGATAACCGCTGCTTGCTATTATGCTGCAGCCACCATGATTGTGCCGGTTGCAGCGGTCGCTATGGGCTATTTCATAGTGCAATAG
- a CDS encoding MalY/PatB family protein, which produces MSHVFDAAAIDHETPNDLARIGSDKWTRYPNCIGAFIAEMDFGLAPCIQDAMSEAIQRCSLGYIPDPVKKQVAQACAHWQQHRFGWDINPDCIRPVPDVMEAYEVFLREFVGAGNSVIVPTPAYMPFLSVPQLYGVAVIEIPMLQRNENWEFDFAAIEDAFKDGCRAFVLCNPHNPIGKVLTRDEMLKLSELAECYSVRIFSDEIHASFVYDDSTHIPFASINKQTAMQAITATSVSKAFNVPGTKCAQVILTNPDDYDLWMDKAEWSEHQTATIGAVATIAAYEHGGTWFDEMFPYVLRNRNYVDEQMRTRFASVGYVRPQGTYIAWLDFQPLGLQDPAAFFLKHAQVALTDGLACGRIGTGCVRMNFAMPYPLLQECFNRMYQALESEGII; this is translated from the coding sequence ATGTCACATGTTTTCGACGCAGCTGCTATTGACCATGAAACACCAAATGATCTGGCGAGGATTGGCAGTGATAAATGGACTAGGTATCCCAACTGTATTGGCGCGTTTATTGCCGAGATGGATTTCGGTCTAGCACCTTGCATTCAGGATGCCATGTCCGAAGCGATTCAGCGCTGCTCACTAGGGTATATTCCAGACCCCGTGAAGAAACAAGTTGCTCAAGCTTGCGCGCATTGGCAGCAGCATCGCTTTGGATGGGATATCAATCCGGATTGCATCAGGCCGGTGCCAGATGTGATGGAGGCTTATGAGGTATTTCTCCGTGAATTTGTTGGTGCTGGGAACAGCGTTATTGTTCCCACGCCTGCATATATGCCCTTCCTAAGTGTTCCTCAGCTGTACGGTGTTGCAGTGATTGAGATTCCAATGTTGCAGCGCAATGAAAACTGGGAATTTGACTTCGCTGCTATTGAAGATGCATTTAAAGATGGATGTAGAGCATTTGTGCTGTGTAACCCTCATAATCCGATTGGGAAAGTACTTACTCGTGACGAAATGCTTAAGCTCTCTGAATTAGCTGAGTGCTATAGTGTCAGGATTTTCTCTGATGAGATTCACGCTTCATTTGTGTATGACGATTCCACGCACATTCCTTTTGCTTCGATCAACAAGCAGACTGCTATGCAGGCAATTACGGCCACTTCTGTATCCAAAGCATTCAACGTCCCTGGAACCAAATGCGCACAAGTAATTCTCACGAATCCAGATGATTATGACTTGTGGATGGACAAGGCTGAGTGGTCTGAGCATCAAACGGCGACAATCGGTGCTGTAGCAACCATTGCTGCCTATGAGCATGGCGGCACGTGGTTCGACGAGATGTTCCCATACGTGCTCAGGAATCGTAATTATGTTGATGAGCAAATGCGCACGCGTTTTGCCTCTGTGGGTTATGTTCGACCACAAGGGACCTATATAGCATGGCTTGATTTTCAGCCCTTAGGATTACAAGATCCAGCAGCATTTTTCTTGAAACATGCCCAGGTGGCATTAACGGACGGCCTCGCTTGCGGTCGTATTGGTACGGGCTGTGTGCGTATGAACTTCGCCATGCCCTACCCATTGCTGCAAGAATGTTTTAATCGTATGTATCAGGCTTTGGAGTCGGAAGGCATCATTTGA
- a CDS encoding bile acid:sodium symporter family protein, whose product MSRVVQFGKWLTRWFTVVVVVWAIINFFLPQTSLWAKSYTNYFLSIILFGMGMTLSIDDFKRIVKMPLMVIVGTIAHYVIMPLLAVALCKIFRLDGMIAVGVILVGCCPSGTSSNVMSFLSRGDVALDVSIGLLSTLCAPIMVPLLMSGLASQYVQIPVTKLFLTALEVVLIPVALGVIVHAIFGQKVQKVTVALPAVSQIAILVIIGVVVSVNNAKLFTVETAMVLPVVVLHNLCGYGLGYLFSRLMFKIYPKGFKYAQQKAITFEVGMQDSALGATLALQAFAANPVVAIPSTFFSVWHNISGSVLSSWWRRHDDAYEIAADSQHGEHSSALSNVVQPSTASVAS is encoded by the coding sequence ATGTCTCGTGTAGTTCAGTTCGGTAAATGGCTTACTCGTTGGTTTACGGTCGTTGTGGTGGTGTGGGCCATTATTAACTTCTTCCTGCCTCAGACGAGTTTGTGGGCAAAAAGCTATACTAATTATTTCTTGAGTATCATCCTGTTTGGTATGGGCATGACACTGAGCATTGATGATTTCAAGCGCATTGTGAAAATGCCATTGATGGTCATCGTTGGCACGATTGCGCACTATGTCATCATGCCTCTGCTTGCTGTTGCGCTATGCAAAATTTTCAGGCTCGACGGCATGATTGCTGTTGGAGTCATTCTGGTTGGTTGTTGCCCTTCAGGAACCTCGTCTAATGTCATGTCGTTCTTGTCGCGTGGTGATGTTGCTTTGGATGTTTCTATTGGTTTGTTGTCAACTTTGTGTGCACCGATTATGGTGCCTCTGCTGATGAGCGGATTAGCGAGTCAATATGTGCAGATTCCGGTCACGAAGTTGTTCTTAACGGCTCTTGAAGTCGTATTGATTCCTGTTGCATTAGGCGTCATCGTTCATGCAATTTTTGGCCAAAAAGTGCAGAAGGTCACCGTGGCATTACCGGCTGTATCCCAAATTGCGATACTCGTTATCATCGGTGTTGTGGTTTCGGTAAACAATGCGAAACTCTTTACTGTTGAGACCGCTATGGTGTTGCCTGTAGTTGTGCTGCATAACCTTTGCGGCTACGGACTCGGCTATCTCTTTAGTCGTTTGATGTTTAAGATATACCCGAAAGGCTTCAAATACGCTCAACAAAAAGCCATTACTTTCGAGGTTGGTATGCAGGATTCGGCTCTTGGAGCTACTCTTGCTCTGCAAGCTTTCGCAGCAAATCCAGTGGTAGCTATACCGTCAACATTCTTTAGTGTTTGGCATAATATCTCTGGCTCTGTGCTTTCCTCGTGGTGGCGTAGACATGATGATGCATACGAAATTGCCGCGGATTCACAACATGGCGAGCACAGTAGTGCGCTTTCGAATGTTGTACAACCCTCAACTGCCTCAGTAGCGTCTTAA
- a CDS encoding glutathione peroxidase: protein MSESVGNDTMGDTAAETLTAKAPSNSASALYDFSVKTIKGEHKRLADYSGQVLLIVNTATECGFTPQYDGLEALYRKFHDQGFEILDFPCNQFAGQAPGTDEELGSFCKLRFGTTFTTFARIDVNGEHADPLYKWLKEQKSGVAGGRIKWNFTKFLVDRQGTVVKRYAPSTTPEAIEADIAGLL, encoded by the coding sequence ATGAGCGAATCAGTTGGCAACGACACAATGGGTGATACTGCAGCAGAAACATTAACTGCGAAGGCACCGTCAAACAGCGCCTCAGCACTGTATGACTTCAGTGTCAAAACAATTAAGGGTGAACATAAACGTTTGGCAGATTACAGTGGACAGGTATTGCTGATCGTTAACACCGCCACGGAGTGTGGATTTACGCCTCAATATGACGGTCTGGAAGCTTTATACAGGAAATTCCATGATCAAGGTTTCGAGATTTTGGACTTCCCATGCAATCAATTTGCTGGTCAGGCTCCTGGTACAGATGAAGAGCTCGGGAGCTTTTGTAAATTACGCTTTGGCACCACTTTCACCACTTTTGCTCGGATAGATGTTAATGGTGAACATGCAGATCCTTTGTATAAGTGGCTTAAAGAACAGAAGTCCGGCGTTGCAGGTGGTCGTATCAAGTGGAATTTCACCAAATTCCTTGTAGACCGCCAAGGCACAGTAGTGAAAAGATATGCACCCTCAACTACGCCTGAGGCGATTGAGGCGGACATCGCAGGGCTGTTGTAA
- a CDS encoding NAD(P)H-dependent oxidoreductase has product MKVLVVTSNPEVGSLTNAVAQSFADGAQTGGAKAELLDLHAVGFNPVYSLRDREHYLEQAPVPEDVVPIQAKLAASDVIALVFPIYWYTMPAMMKGFFDRVICRGFAYRKDGLPGALAGKTVRILALCGSTEDWYRSSGMDKALQFQICDRTFKHYCSVEDVSMHYIDGLSMGDNSQEAYDSAARQLAQIAVMGESLVRRKAL; this is encoded by the coding sequence ATGAAGGTTCTCGTCGTTACCAGCAATCCTGAAGTTGGCAGTCTTACGAATGCTGTTGCTCAATCTTTTGCAGACGGAGCTCAAACTGGAGGGGCGAAAGCTGAGTTGCTTGACCTCCATGCAGTTGGATTCAATCCTGTGTATTCGCTGCGCGATCGTGAACATTATTTGGAACAGGCACCGGTTCCAGAGGATGTTGTTCCTATACAAGCAAAACTCGCAGCATCTGATGTGATTGCTCTGGTATTTCCGATTTATTGGTACACCATGCCGGCAATGATGAAAGGTTTCTTTGATCGTGTGATTTGTAGGGGTTTTGCGTACCGCAAAGATGGTTTGCCAGGAGCGTTGGCTGGAAAAACTGTAAGAATACTGGCTTTATGCGGGAGCACGGAGGACTGGTATCGTTCGAGCGGTATGGATAAGGCATTGCAATTTCAAATCTGTGACCGAACTTTTAAACACTATTGCTCGGTCGAGGACGTCTCCATGCATTACATTGATGGTCTATCTATGGGCGATAACAGTCAGGAAGCGTATGATTCGGCAGCCAGGCAACTCGCGCAGATAGCAGTGATGGGGGAGTCGCTCGTCAGAAGAAAGGCTCTGTGA
- a CDS encoding glycoside hydrolase family 3 N-terminal domain-containing protein, with the protein MRTIHSRATRGAGFLLALSGIISLSACSALINQHENTSNSSPEVQNTQSFESRKPAPSPNVSIEQSPEYQAKRAVSSMSLEEQVGQLIMAPLNVTDDPAAFNSVITQYHIGSALLLGNWNGGITQVEQATHSLQSYAPAGRQLLIASDQEGGQVQHLQGSGFDRIPGGTIQGRMTTAALRSSAQRWGSQLKTAGVNVNLAPVLDTVQTVSRQSNAPVGALNRDFGLDANGNGEHGIAFIQGMADAGVSTSIKHYPGLGAVTGNTDFTEHGIEDSTTSFDGEEISAFTDALSAEPAMVMMSLATYTRLDPTNPAAFSATIIDNLRDRHGFNGVITSDSLSAAALDGTSPDQLGVRFIEAGGDLACIGASSYVEPVVQGLIARAKKDKAFAAKIHRSATRVMTLKYSVDLAR; encoded by the coding sequence TTGAGGACGATTCACTCCCGCGCAACCAGAGGCGCCGGATTTCTGCTCGCACTCTCTGGCATTATCTCGCTTTCGGCCTGTTCAGCCCTCATTAACCAACACGAGAATACTTCCAACAGCAGTCCCGAAGTGCAGAACACGCAAAGCTTCGAAAGCAGAAAACCGGCGCCATCACCGAATGTTTCCATCGAACAATCCCCTGAATACCAAGCCAAGCGCGCTGTGTCCTCTATGTCGTTGGAGGAACAGGTCGGCCAGCTGATAATGGCTCCCTTGAATGTTACGGATGACCCTGCGGCATTCAACTCGGTTATCACCCAGTATCATATCGGCTCGGCACTACTGCTGGGCAACTGGAACGGCGGTATTACACAGGTCGAACAAGCTACGCACAGTTTGCAAAGTTACGCTCCCGCTGGACGGCAACTGCTGATTGCGAGCGATCAGGAAGGCGGGCAGGTGCAGCATCTGCAAGGATCTGGTTTTGATCGCATACCTGGCGGCACGATTCAGGGGCGCATGACCACCGCCGCATTGCGCTCCTCGGCCCAGCGATGGGGTTCTCAGTTGAAGACCGCCGGGGTCAATGTGAATCTTGCACCTGTTCTCGACACCGTACAAACCGTCTCTCGGCAATCGAATGCACCCGTGGGCGCACTGAACCGTGATTTCGGCCTTGACGCAAACGGCAACGGTGAACATGGCATTGCCTTTATACAAGGTATGGCTGATGCTGGAGTATCAACCTCGATCAAGCATTACCCAGGTCTGGGCGCGGTCACGGGCAATACGGATTTCACCGAACACGGCATAGAAGACAGCACTACAAGCTTCGATGGAGAAGAGATCTCGGCATTCACCGATGCGCTCAGTGCCGAACCGGCAATGGTCATGATGTCTCTGGCGACATACACACGGCTTGATCCGACAAATCCCGCGGCGTTCTCCGCCACCATTATCGACAATTTACGCGACCGGCATGGTTTCAACGGTGTCATCACGTCAGATTCACTCTCAGCTGCAGCTCTCGACGGAACTTCACCGGATCAGCTGGGCGTGCGCTTCATCGAAGCCGGAGGAGATCTCGCTTGCATAGGAGCCAGCTCATATGTTGAGCCCGTTGTTCAAGGCCTTATCGCCCGGGCGAAAAAAGATAAGGCCTTCGCCGCGAAAATCCACCGTTCCGCGACGCGTGTCATGACTCTCAAATATTCCGTTGACTTGGCACGATAG